A genomic segment from Daphnia carinata strain CSIRO-1 chromosome 1, CSIRO_AGI_Dcar_HiC_V3, whole genome shotgun sequence encodes:
- the LOC130695370 gene encoding transitional endoplasmic reticulum ATPase: MAESKGNEDLATAILKNKVKPNRLLVEEAVNDDNSVVAMSQEKMDELQLFKGDTVLLKGKKRKETVCIVLSDDTVSNEKIRMNRVVRNNLRVRLGDVVSVSPCPDVKYGKRIHVLPIDDTVEGLTGSLFDVYLKPYFLEAYRPIHKGDIFIVRGGMRAVEFKVVETDPVPYCIVAPDTVIHCEGEPIKREEEEEALNAVGYDDIGGVRKQLALIKEMVELPLRHPQLFKAIGVKPPRGILLYGPPGTGKTLIARAVANETGAFFYLINGPEIMSKLAGESESNLRKAFEEAEKNSPAIIFIDELDAIAPKREKTHGEVERRIVSQLLTLMDGLKQRSHVIVMAATNRPNSIDAALRRFGRFDREVDIGIPDATGRLEVLRIHTKNMKLADDVDLEQVAAETHGHVGADIAALCSEAALQQIREKMDLIDLEEDQIDAEVLNSLAVTMENFRFAMGKSTPSALRETIVEVPNVSWEDIGGLEGVKRELQELVQYPVEHPEKFLKFGMTPSRGVLFYGPPGCGKTLLAKAIANECQANFISIKGPELLTMWFGESEANVRDVFDKARAAAPCVLFFDELDSIAKARGGSSGDAGGAADRVINQVLTEMDGMGAKKNVFIIGATNRPDIIDPAVLRPGRLDQLIYIPLPDEKSREAILKSNLRKSPLAPDVDLVYLAKVTHGFSGADLTEICQRACKLAIRQSIEAEIRREKERVANPDMDMEMEEEDPVPEISRTHFEEAMKFARRSVSDNDIRKYEMFSQTLQQSRGFGTNFRFPNAPAAGGSQPSGGTGGNFQDDADDDLYS; this comes from the exons ATGGCAGAGTCAAAAgg GAATGAAGACTTGGCGACAGCAATTTTGAAGAACAAAGTAAAACCAAATCGACTTTTGGTTGAAGAGGCTGTGAATGATGACAACTCTGTTGTTGCTATGTCCCAG gaaaaaatggATGAGCTTCAACTCTTCAAAGGAGACACAGTTCTACTGAAGGGCAAGAAAAGGAAGGAGACTGTATGCATTGTTCTGTCAGATGACACTgtctcaaatgaaaaaatcagGATGAACCGTGTAGTCAGAAACAATCTGCGAGTCAGGCTGGGTGATGTTGTGTCAGTGTCTCCATGCCCTGATGTTAAATATGGTAAAAGGATCCATGTGCTTCCTATTGATGACACAGTGGAGGGTCTTACTGGAAGCCTCTTTGATGTGTACTTGAAACCATACTTTTTGGAGGCATATCGCCCTATTCACAAAGGAGACATTTTCATCGTTCGTGGAGGCATGCGTGCTGTCGAGTTTAAAG TCGTTGAAACCGACCCTGTTCCATACTGCATCGTAGCTCCGGATACAGTTATACATTGCGAGGGCGAACCAATCAAACGAGAG gaagaagaagaggcttTGAATGCCGTGGGATACGACGATATTGGAGGTGTTCGCAAACAATTGGCTCTCATTAAGGAGATGGTTGAGTTGCCTCTGCGTCATCCTCAGCTATTCAAAGCAATTGGTGTGAAGCCACCCCGTGGTATTCTGCTCTACGGACCTCCCGGTACCGGCAAAACTCTCATCGCTCGTGCAGTGGCCAACGAAACTGGCGCTTTCTTTTACTTGATTAACG GTCCTGAGATTATGAGCAAGTTGGCTGGTGAATCAGAAAGTAATTTGCGCAAAGCGTTCGAAGAAGCCGAGAAAAACTCACCAGCGATTATCTTTATCGACGAATTGGATGCTATCGCACCCAAGCGTGAAAAG ACCCACGGTGAAGTCGAGCGCCGTATCGTCTCACAGCTGTTGACACTTATGGATGGTTTGAAGCAGCGATCTCACGTTATTGTCATGGCGGCTACTAATCGTCCGAATTCGATTGATGCTGCGCTTCGTCGGTTTGGCCGATTTGATCGTGAAGTTGACATTGGCATTCCGGATGCGACTGGGCGGCTTGAAGTTCTGCGCATTCACACTAAAAATATGAAACTAGCTGATGATGTGGATCTAGAACAAGTTGCTGCCGAGACCCACGGCCATGTCGGTGCTGACATTGCCGCCCTTTGCTCAGAAGCCGCTCTCCAACAAATCCGTGAAAAAATGGATCTGATTGACTTGGAAGAAGATCAAATTGACGCCGAAGTCCTTAATTCTCTAGCCGTCACGATGGAGAACTTCCGG TTTGCCATGGGCAAATCTACGCCAAGTGCCTTGCGAGAGACCATCGTCGAAGTTCCCAATGTATCTTGGGAGGATATCGGTGGATTGGAAGGTGTCAAACGGGAACTCCAAGAATTGGTCCAGTACCCAGTCGAGCATCCGGAGAAATTCCTCAAGTTTGGCATGACGCCGTCTCGTGGTGTTCTATTTTATGGCCCCCCCGGTTGTGGTAAAACTTTGCTCGCCAAGGCTATTGCAAACGAGTGCCAGGCCAACTTCATTTCGATCAAAG GCCCCGAGCTGTTGACTATGTGGTTTGGTGAGTCTGAAGCCAATGTGCGCGATGTTTTCGACAAAGCACGCGCTGCTGCTCCTTGTGTGTTGTTCTTCGATGAACTCGACTCGATCGCCAAGGCGCGTGGTGGAAGTTCAGGTGATGCTGGTGGAGCTGCTGATCGTGTGATCAATCAAGTCTTGACTGAGATGGACGGCATGGGTGCTAAGAAGAATGTTTTCATCATCGGAGCTACGAATCGTCCTG ATATCATTGATCCTGCCGTTCTGCGTCCTGGCCGTTTGGACCAACTGATTTACATCCCTCTACCCGACGAGAAATCACGAGAGGCTATTTTGAAGTCAAATCTACGAAAATCTCCTCTTGCTCCG GATGTGGATTTGGTTTACTTGGCCAAAGTAACGCATGGTTTCTCTGGTGCCGATTTGACTGAAATTTGTCAACGCGCTTGCAAGTTGGCTATCCGACAGTCAATTGAAGCTGAAATCAGACGGGAGAAGGAACGTGTCGCTAACCCTGATATGGATatggaaatggaagaagaggaTCCCGTTCCAGAAATTTCTCGCACTCACTTTGAAGAAGCCATGAAGTTCGCTCGCAGATCCGTTTCTGACAACGATATCCGCAAATACGAGATGTTCTCACAGACTTTGCAACAATCGCGTGGATTTGGTACCAACTTCAG GTTCCCGAATGCTCCGGCTGCGGGTGGCAGTCAACCCAGCGGAGGAACTGGTGGAAATTTCCAGGATGACGCCGATGACGATCTTTATAGTTAA